The Pectobacterium sp. A5351 genome contains the following window.
TGAGAGGCTTTCAGCTAAGCGCAATATGTTGCTTGCGGCTGGCTCCCTTTCTCCATTCTCCCATGCCTGCATTGTTGATAGTGCAACCCCAACATCTTCCGCTAACGCTGTGCGAGATAGTTTTAGTTCTCCCCGCCGCTCTTTGATTCGAGTACCAATCGCCTCAGATAACTCATTTTCAGGTTTATTTGTCATAACATGAAAATCCCGCCTTTCTGTTTTCCAGTTTTTCACCTTTATACAAGTGAATGAAAACAATAATAAATAACTCAAAATCAGGTTTTGAGATGATTTATAAACCTGAAAACAAACTTAATGACTCATTTTCAGGTTTACATGACTCGATTTTGATCATATTGTACTTATGAGTTCAGTCTTAGAGGTTATCCCATGAGTACATTAAACGGCGCAAAAAAAAGTCAGACTAATTCTGACTGGCACCGAGCTGACATCGTCGCAGCGTTGCATAAGCAAGGATGGTCACTACGTCAATTGTCACTACATCACGGCTATAAAAGCGCTGGCGCTTTAAAAAATGCCCTTGATCGCCCTTGGCCTAAAGCCGAGCGCATCATTGCTGATGCAATTGGAATCCCACCAGATCAAATATGGCCGACTCGGTATCATAAATCATTTCCAGGTCAATGGAACTAGCAAATATGAGTAGGACTAACCTGAAATCACACTATACGGCTCAAGAAATTGCCGATATGCGTTTACCGGGTATCCCTGGAACCAGACCTGGTATCACAGCTAGAGCAAAAAAATCAGGGTGGCTATCCCGTCCGCGAGTCGGACAAGGTGGTGGTTACGAGTATTCATTGGAGTCAATGTCATCTGATATCCAAAACAAGATCCGTGAAAATTACTACAACACTCTACTGCAACAGCAGCCGGTTAAGGCTCCGGTTGTAGCAAAAACCACGGCGTCATCCAGTCAGTTGCTCGAAATCGTGCGTCAATGCCCTGCGGTTCTCGACCAGAAAACAGCAGAGCTGACGCAAAAGCAGCGCGATATTGCCGACGCCCGCATGGTTCTTGTTGTCGAAGTGCTGCGTCTGGAAGATACCGGCTTATCGCGTATCAAAGCGATTAACTTTATCTGTGACCGGTCACGCTCCGGCGATCTGCCTGCGCATCTGCAAAAGTATGTTGACCTCGCTAATGCGCGAAAAGGCCAGCGTGTCGGTGTCAGCGTCCGAGCGTTGAATCAGTGGGTTGTTGACTATCTGAAAGCGAAAAACAGCGCTGAACGTCTTGCTCTTTTAGCGCCCGGTCATAAAAAAGCGAAGAAACCAGAGCAGCTTTCATGGGTGCCGATGTTTATGGCGCACTATCGTAACCCTAACGGCCCGTCAGTTGCCGAGGCTTATCAAGGGTTCTGCGCCGAATGGCATCAACGCTATGCCGATCAGCCTGCGATGCGTGATGCGGTTCCTTCTGTCCATGCGGTTTATCGTGCGTTAGACAAAATGCCTCGCATTGTGCGTCAGCGTGGCCGTGTTACCGGTTCTGCCATGACTGCTTTGCAGACTTACGTCAAACGCGACTGGTCTGTAATGCCGGTTAACGGTGTATGGATTGGTGACGGTCACAGCATGAAGATGAAGGTTGCACATCCAGACCACGGACGCCCGTTTACGCCAGAGTTAACACTGGTTATCGATGGCCGTACCCGCTATGTGGTCGGCTGGAGTCTCGCACTGTCAGAAAACACGCTGGCCGTTGCGGATGCACTGCGCCACGGCATCGAACGCCACGGCGTACCGCTGCTGTACTACTCCGATAACGGTGCAGGTGAAACCGGGAAAATGCTGGATGCGGATATCACCGGTATCCTGCCACGCCTCGGTATCGAACACCCGACCGGTATTCCGGGGAACCCGCAAGCACGCGGCATCATCGAACGTCTAAACCGTGAGATACCGGCTCGTATCGCCCGTAAGTTTGCCACCTATAACGGTAAATCGGCGGACAAAGAAACCGCACGTATCACCAGTCGTGCGATTGATTCTGCCGTGAATGCCCTGAATCAGAATAAGGCGCTCAACCCCGTACAACAGTCTGCGATTGCGAAATTGCCGAGTTGGAACCAGTTGATTGATGCCATTGAAGACGAAATCACGGCCTACAACACGCAATATCGGCATAGCGAGTTACCGCTGCGTGCTGCGGGTGGGCATTACACCCCAGCTGAGTACCGCGCCGCGCTGCTGGCCGACGCTGAGATTGATCGCCTGTCTGAGGCGGAGCTGCGCGAAATGTTCCGGCCACAGGTTAAGCGCACCGCGCAGCGTGGCTGGCTATCTATTTTCAACAATCAGTATTTTGCCGAGGAACTGATTCAGGTTGACGGCGAAGAAGTGCTGGTTGCGTTCGATATTCACGATGCGACGAGTGTAACGGTGCGGCGGCTGGATGGTTCACTCGTCTGTACGGCCATCGTCAACGGCAACACCCGCGCCGCATTCCCGGTTGATTACATCGAGAAGGTTCGCAAGGACAGACACTCTCGCCGCATGGCGCTGAATAACCGGAAAGCCGAGGAAATCAATGCTGAGCTGAATCCGGCGTTGCCTGGCGAACGGTTTGATTTTGGCAGTTTCATCCCCGCAGAGCGACCGGAACCGGAAGACGAGCCGTATTTCTTCCTGCAAACCGACCGTGACGAATATTTAAGAAAGAAAGCCGCACAGCGGTAAATACAGAGAGGCTGATATGAGTTTACAGGCTGAATTAAATGAACTGATTGCCCGTAAGGGCTGGTCGCAGGCGCAAGCGGCGCGTGCGATTGGTAAAAGTCCGGCGGTCATTAACCAGTATTTGCAGGGCAAATACAACGGTGATGTAGACGGCATTAATGAACTGATCGAGGGATTCATTGCGCGTGAGCGTGAAAAGGACAAAGGCCAGCGCATTACTGCTGAG
Protein-coding sequences here:
- a CDS encoding helix-turn-helix domain-containing protein, which gives rise to MSTLNGAKKSQTNSDWHRADIVAALHKQGWSLRQLSLHHGYKSAGALKNALDRPWPKAERIIADAIGIPPDQIWPTRYHKSFPGQWN
- a CDS encoding transposase, which produces MRLPGIPGTRPGITARAKKSGWLSRPRVGQGGGYEYSLESMSSDIQNKIRENYYNTLLQQQPVKAPVVAKTTASSSQLLEIVRQCPAVLDQKTAELTQKQRDIADARMVLVVEVLRLEDTGLSRIKAINFICDRSRSGDLPAHLQKYVDLANARKGQRVGVSVRALNQWVVDYLKAKNSAERLALLAPGHKKAKKPEQLSWVPMFMAHYRNPNGPSVAEAYQGFCAEWHQRYADQPAMRDAVPSVHAVYRALDKMPRIVRQRGRVTGSAMTALQTYVKRDWSVMPVNGVWIGDGHSMKMKVAHPDHGRPFTPELTLVIDGRTRYVVGWSLALSENTLAVADALRHGIERHGVPLLYYSDNGAGETGKMLDADITGILPRLGIEHPTGIPGNPQARGIIERLNREIPARIARKFATYNGKSADKETARITSRAIDSAVNALNQNKALNPVQQSAIAKLPSWNQLIDAIEDEITAYNTQYRHSELPLRAAGGHYTPAEYRAALLADAEIDRLSEAELREMFRPQVKRTAQRGWLSIFNNQYFAEELIQVDGEEVLVAFDIHDATSVTVRRLDGSLVCTAIVNGNTRAAFPVDYIEKVRKDRHSRRMALNNRKAEEINAELNPALPGERFDFGSFIPAERPEPEDEPYFFLQTDRDEYLRKKAAQR